In one window of Cytophagaceae bacterium ABcell3 DNA:
- a CDS encoding molybdopterin oxidoreductase family protein, translated as MAKLPTSVNDIIEKYGPHKAYAPQQGFHGHAEPDKLVKTHCCFCGMQCGVQLKVKDNAVVGFEPWMEFPFNEGRMCPKGVARYLQNNHPDRLLSPIERAEGEGFRNIDWETAYTKSVSEIKRIQKTYGNDAMAVLSGVSLSNEKSYMVGKFARVALKTANLDYNGRLCMVSAGAGNKKAFGLDRTSNSWEDLKHAEVIMICGANVSETFPTLIHYIWEARDNGAKLIVVDPRVTPVTRTAELHLAVRPGTDSALYGAMLNYLVKNDMLDHEFIENHTSGFEESIEAVKDYTLEWAEEITGVPAENIKQAAELWGRAKTSFLMHARGIEHHTKGVDNVVSCINLVLATGRIGKPYCGYGTITGQGNGQGGREHGHKCDQLPGNRDITNPEHRKYIADVWGIEEKDMPGKGLSAFEIIEAIHRGEIKGLITICFNPLVSLPDNNYVREALEKLEYYIAIDFFLNETARHADIVLAGSLHEEEEGTGTTAEGRVVKINAAVTPPGNARTDSSILMELAKRLGAGDKFAFENSEAIFNELRVASKGGTADYYGITYKKIEENFGVFWPCPSLDHPGTPRLWEDRKFATPDGKAHFNAAKFRPSAEVPDEEYPVILTTGRVVSQYLSGTQTRRIGKLQDFYPEPLLEIHPDMATKYGIKDREMVKVVTRRGEAEFPAQVVTTIRPDTVFIPYHWGGKKSANQLTNSALDPTSKIPEFKVCACELVPLQKTAPPSKESKAYQSA; from the coding sequence ATGGCAAAGTTACCCACCTCTGTAAATGATATCATAGAAAAGTATGGCCCTCACAAAGCCTATGCCCCACAACAAGGCTTTCATGGACATGCTGAACCTGACAAACTTGTAAAGACACACTGCTGCTTTTGTGGAATGCAGTGTGGTGTACAACTTAAAGTTAAAGACAATGCTGTAGTAGGTTTTGAACCTTGGATGGAGTTTCCCTTCAATGAAGGAAGAATGTGCCCCAAAGGAGTAGCCAGATATCTCCAGAATAACCACCCGGACAGGTTGCTAAGCCCTATAGAACGGGCAGAAGGTGAAGGTTTCAGAAATATAGACTGGGAAACTGCATATACCAAATCCGTATCAGAAATAAAACGAATCCAGAAGACCTATGGGAACGATGCAATGGCTGTGCTTTCAGGTGTATCGCTGAGCAATGAAAAGAGCTACATGGTAGGGAAATTTGCCAGAGTTGCCCTGAAGACAGCAAACCTGGATTATAATGGACGGCTATGTATGGTAAGCGCAGGCGCCGGAAACAAAAAGGCATTTGGTCTCGACAGAACTTCCAACAGCTGGGAAGATCTGAAACATGCTGAGGTTATTATGATATGTGGCGCCAATGTCAGCGAAACTTTTCCAACACTAATACATTACATATGGGAAGCACGTGACAACGGAGCCAAACTCATTGTGGTTGACCCTAGGGTTACTCCAGTTACCCGCACAGCAGAACTGCACCTTGCGGTAAGACCAGGTACAGACTCCGCACTTTACGGGGCTATGTTAAACTATCTGGTAAAAAATGATATGCTGGACCATGAGTTTATAGAAAACCATACCAGCGGTTTTGAGGAATCTATAGAAGCTGTAAAGGATTATACCCTGGAATGGGCAGAAGAAATAACAGGCGTGCCTGCTGAAAACATCAAACAAGCAGCAGAACTATGGGGAAGAGCAAAAACGAGTTTCCTTATGCATGCACGGGGCATTGAACACCACACCAAAGGGGTGGACAATGTGGTGAGCTGTATTAACCTAGTACTTGCTACAGGGCGTATAGGTAAACCTTATTGTGGATATGGAACTATTACCGGGCAAGGAAACGGCCAAGGAGGACGAGAGCATGGGCATAAATGTGACCAATTGCCCGGAAACAGAGATATTACAAACCCAGAACACCGGAAATATATAGCTGATGTTTGGGGGATTGAAGAAAAAGATATGCCAGGCAAGGGCTTATCAGCTTTTGAGATTATAGAAGCCATACACAGAGGTGAAATTAAGGGACTGATCACCATATGCTTTAACCCCCTGGTTTCCTTGCCAGACAACAACTATGTAAGAGAAGCTCTTGAAAAACTTGAATACTATATTGCCATTGACTTCTTTTTGAACGAAACCGCAAGACATGCTGATATTGTGCTGGCAGGATCCCTCCACGAAGAAGAAGAGGGAACCGGAACCACTGCCGAAGGACGAGTTGTAAAAATAAATGCTGCTGTAACCCCTCCAGGCAATGCACGAACAGATAGCTCTATTTTGATGGAGCTGGCAAAAAGACTTGGTGCCGGAGATAAATTTGCTTTTGAAAACAGCGAAGCCATTTTTAACGAATTGAGGGTTGCATCGAAAGGCGGGACCGCAGACTACTATGGAATTACTTATAAAAAAATAGAAGAAAACTTTGGAGTCTTCTGGCCTTGTCCATCTCTAGACCATCCAGGCACCCCCCGTTTGTGGGAAGACAGAAAATTTGCTACACCAGATGGCAAAGCACATTTCAACGCTGCCAAATTCCGCCCATCCGCAGAGGTACCTGATGAAGAATATCCAGTTATTCTTACCACTGGCAGAGTCGTCAGTCAATACCTAAGCGGTACACAAACAAGGCGTATAGGAAAACTACAAGACTTTTACCCAGAACCGCTATTGGAAATCCACCCCGATATGGCTACTAAATACGGAATAAAAGACAGAGAAATGGTCAAAGTTGTTACCCGTAGAGGAGAAGCAGAGTTTCCGGCTCAAGTTGTTACCACTATACGGCCTGACACAGTATTTATACCTTATCACTGGGGAGGTAAAAAATCGGCTAACCAACTCACAAACAGCGCACTGGATCCAACTTCAAAAATCCCGGAATTTAAAGTTTGTGCTTGCGAACTG
- a CDS encoding MFS transporter: MFKLFTTLNKKALFHASIAFIVVILLVYTGSRNLQNFDAALISYLFGTIFAVFGIVYRYSVWVQRPPTRLYWRRTWRFAFSRSFPPYVWYTIKQFVKNILFQRFIYPRGRTRWVGHFLLATGCMLAFAITFPLTFGWIHFTLKPDTFDIYVANFFGFPVMEFPLGSVGAFIIFHALNWCSWLVIVGVVLMFRRRMTNAGLIATQTFEGDLLPLILLLIISITGLGLTYDYAFLQGRTFEFMSVTHAISVILFLVWLPFGKFFHIFQRPAQLGTNIYKKQGAKLGMAVCPHTGEEFASQLHINDLKTVTKQLDFDFSYEDGKNHLDLSPEGKRSALAKAQLAARNETGKFFG; encoded by the coding sequence ATGTTCAAACTGTTTACTACTTTAAACAAAAAGGCATTATTTCATGCCTCTATAGCTTTTATTGTGGTTATCCTGTTGGTTTATACGGGGTCAAGAAACCTGCAAAACTTTGACGCAGCACTAATATCATATCTTTTCGGAACCATTTTTGCCGTTTTCGGAATCGTTTACAGGTATTCGGTATGGGTACAGAGACCCCCTACAAGACTATATTGGAGAAGAACGTGGCGATTTGCTTTCAGCAGAAGTTTTCCGCCTTATGTATGGTATACAATAAAACAATTTGTAAAAAACATCCTGTTCCAAAGGTTTATCTACCCCCGTGGTCGGACAAGGTGGGTAGGTCACTTTTTGCTTGCCACTGGATGCATGTTAGCTTTTGCGATCACATTTCCACTTACCTTCGGATGGATACATTTTACCCTCAAACCAGATACTTTTGATATTTATGTGGCAAACTTCTTTGGTTTTCCAGTTATGGAGTTTCCTTTAGGTTCCGTTGGCGCCTTTATAATTTTCCATGCACTAAACTGGTGTTCTTGGTTGGTTATTGTAGGCGTTGTTTTAATGTTCCGAAGAAGAATGACCAACGCAGGACTTATCGCAACCCAGACTTTTGAAGGAGATCTACTGCCTCTTATTTTATTGCTCATTATTTCCATTACAGGACTCGGCCTGACTTATGATTATGCTTTTCTTCAAGGAAGAACATTTGAGTTCATGTCTGTAACACATGCGATCTCAGTCATATTATTCCTAGTATGGCTGCCTTTTGGAAAGTTTTTCCATATTTTTCAACGTCCTGCCCAATTGGGCACCAACATCTATAAAAAACAAGGTGCAAAACTAGGAATGGCCGTATGTCCACACACAGGCGAGGAGTTTGCATCTCAATTACATATAAACGACCTTAAAACAGTCACAAAACAGCTTGATTTTGATTTTTCTTACGAAGATGGCAAAAATCACTTGGACCTAAGCCCTGAAGGGAAACGTTCAGCATTGGCCAAGGCACAGCTAGCTGCAAGAAATGAAACCGGTAAATTTTTCGGATAA
- a CDS encoding IS3 family transposase: MDHRKEYAVEKMCRTFNVARNSFYEWKKEKQLKLAQQRAILLKEIKTVHELSNGTYGSPRITLDLRKKGFAVSRPRVARIMKDHGIRSVVSKKFKVCTTDSNHGFSISPNVLDRSFKPESPSKSWVSDITYIRTNEAWLYLTMIMDLYDRKIIGWSMSTSMHAYETVVPAWRMALINRPVFQELVFHSDRGVQYACKEFRDELGKLNVTQSMSRKGNCWDNAVAESFFKTLKSETGYRKYESIKQAKKGLFEYIEIWYNRTRRHSSLGYLSPEEFYNIHRKSAA, encoded by the coding sequence ATGGATCATAGAAAAGAGTATGCTGTTGAAAAGATGTGTAGGACATTTAATGTTGCCAGGAACAGCTTTTATGAGTGGAAGAAGGAGAAACAACTCAAACTGGCTCAACAAAGAGCGATATTGCTAAAGGAAATCAAAACAGTGCATGAGTTAAGCAATGGTACCTATGGAAGTCCTAGAATTACATTAGATCTTAGAAAAAAGGGTTTTGCAGTATCCAGGCCAAGGGTTGCCAGGATCATGAAAGACCACGGAATCAGGAGTGTTGTAAGTAAAAAATTTAAAGTCTGCACAACTGATTCAAACCATGGATTTAGCATCAGTCCTAACGTTCTTGATAGATCTTTTAAACCTGAAAGCCCTTCAAAATCATGGGTATCAGACATAACTTATATCCGGACAAATGAGGCATGGTTATACCTGACCATGATTATGGACTTATATGATAGGAAAATAATAGGATGGTCTATGTCCACTTCGATGCATGCATATGAAACAGTAGTGCCTGCATGGAGGATGGCACTGATAAACAGACCTGTTTTTCAAGAGCTGGTTTTTCATTCAGACAGAGGCGTGCAGTATGCATGCAAAGAGTTCAGGGATGAGCTTGGTAAGCTAAATGTTACTCAGAGCATGAGCAGAAAAGGGAATTGCTGGGACAATGCAGTGGCTGAAAGCTTCTTCAAAACCCTGAAATCTGAAACTGGTTACCGGAAATATGAATCAATAAAGCAGGCAAAAAAGGGATTGTTTGAATACATTGAGATATGGTACAACAGGACCAGAAGACATTCCTCTCTTGGATATCTTTCTCCTGAAGAATTTTATAATATTCATAGAAAAAGTGCTGCGTAA
- a CDS encoding transposase, translating to MSKRERRSYDHEFKTMAVELHLSGKTSTAVGKELGIGPDLVRRWSREMKTNGAASFPGNGKQNLSEEQKEIHALRKALKESELEREILKKAVSIFSRGDSKYTNS from the coding sequence ATGAGTAAAAGAGAAAGAAGGTCATATGACCACGAATTTAAAACAATGGCTGTAGAGCTGCATTTAAGCGGGAAGACCAGTACCGCTGTTGGGAAAGAATTAGGCATTGGTCCTGATTTAGTAAGGAGATGGTCACGTGAAATGAAGACGAATGGCGCTGCCAGTTTTCCAGGAAATGGGAAACAGAACCTTTCAGAAGAACAAAAAGAAATTCATGCCTTGAGGAAAGCCTTAAAGGAATCTGAGCTTGAAAGGGAAATCCTAAAAAAGGCGGTAAGCATCTTTTCCAGGGGAGACAGCAAATATACCAATTCATAA
- a CDS encoding MFS transporter: MEPSLSRSHKALTLSTFAFTICFACWTINGVLVTFLVDHGIFDWSVVEIGWLLGIPILTGSVMRLPLGILTDKYGGKPMFVILLFFCAVPLALLSQATGFYSYAILSFFIGMVGTGFAIGIGYTSAWYPRHWQGRALGIFGMGNAGAALTTFFAPALLNFLSERDPINGWKWLPIIYALILVVIGVLFLIFAEHKKVETEPKSINQLLRPIKSMRVWRFGLYYFLVFGCFVAFSQWLIPYYVNVYTTTLVLGGIFTSFFSLPSGVIRAFGGYLSDKFGARSVMYWVLSSSLILSALLMIPQMEVYTTGPGVSAKQPGVVEEVTEEKIEVNGTVYLIEPRAEKPRHGSFLPERRSWQEVVVEQNQEVQQRELLARGVTYIHFEANMWVYTVLVVLIGIVWGIGKAAIFKHIPEYFPKEVGVVGGMVGLIGGLGGFFCPILFSYLLSVTGIWTSSWMLMLIVSAISLAWMHRVVVKMSKEEAPNIADQFERKPKR; this comes from the coding sequence ATGGAGCCTAGTTTATCAAGATCTCATAAAGCACTTACGTTAAGTACATTTGCCTTTACCATTTGCTTTGCGTGTTGGACTATTAATGGGGTACTTGTAACCTTTCTAGTCGATCATGGCATTTTTGACTGGAGCGTAGTTGAGATTGGCTGGCTGCTAGGCATTCCAATACTTACAGGGTCAGTGATGCGGCTTCCGCTAGGTATATTGACAGATAAGTATGGAGGTAAGCCCATGTTCGTCATCCTCCTGTTTTTCTGTGCGGTTCCTTTGGCCTTGCTGTCACAGGCCACAGGTTTTTACTCTTATGCTATTCTTAGTTTTTTTATTGGCATGGTAGGTACAGGCTTTGCTATAGGAATAGGCTATACTTCAGCTTGGTATCCACGGCATTGGCAGGGTAGGGCCTTAGGCATCTTTGGCATGGGCAATGCAGGTGCTGCACTGACTACTTTTTTTGCACCTGCTTTATTGAATTTCCTATCAGAAAGAGATCCTATAAATGGCTGGAAATGGCTGCCTATAATATATGCATTGATTTTGGTGGTGATAGGTGTGCTTTTTTTGATTTTTGCAGAACATAAAAAAGTGGAAACAGAACCCAAATCCATCAATCAGCTCTTAAGGCCAATAAAGAGCATGAGAGTATGGAGGTTTGGCCTGTATTATTTTCTTGTTTTTGGCTGTTTCGTAGCCTTTTCACAATGGTTGATTCCATACTATGTAAATGTTTATACCACCACATTGGTGCTTGGGGGGATTTTTACTTCCTTTTTCAGTCTTCCTTCGGGAGTAATCCGTGCATTTGGAGGGTATTTGTCTGACAAGTTCGGTGCAAGGAGCGTAATGTACTGGGTGCTCAGTTCATCTCTGATTTTAAGTGCCCTTCTGATGATTCCTCAAATGGAAGTTTATACTACAGGGCCAGGTGTTTCCGCAAAACAGCCTGGTGTGGTTGAGGAAGTGACAGAAGAAAAGATAGAAGTAAACGGCACAGTATATCTGATAGAGCCTCGAGCTGAAAAACCTAGACATGGTTCTTTTTTACCGGAGAGGAGATCTTGGCAGGAGGTAGTCGTAGAGCAAAATCAAGAGGTGCAGCAGAGAGAACTTTTGGCAAGAGGGGTTACCTATATCCATTTTGAAGCAAATATGTGGGTGTATACCGTTCTAGTGGTTTTGATAGGCATTGTCTGGGGAATCGGCAAAGCCGCTATTTTCAAACATATACCAGAATATTTTCCTAAAGAAGTAGGAGTTGTTGGAGGTATGGTAGGTTTAATCGGTGGGCTTGGCGGATTTTTCTGTCCCATCCTTTTTAGCTACTTGCTATCAGTAACAGGTATTTGGACAAGCTCTTGGATGTTGATGCTTATTGTTTCGGCCATATCATTGGCCTGGATGCATAGGGTAGTTGTTAAAATGTCTAAAGAAGAAGCTCCTAATATTGCGGATCAATTTGAAAGAAAACCAAAAAGATAA
- a CDS encoding MFS transporter, with amino-acid sequence MDKKDVKDFLSEWTPEIVEFWEKTGKRIAWGTLTITTVSLVLSFATWFLMSVVVIMLPQVGFAFTEMELFWLASMPGLAGGIFRIIHTFLIPIFGTRKVITFATLIKIIPLIALGYAVTNPQTSFTFFMVVAFFLGLGGGDFSSFMPSTSIFFPKKLQGTALGIQAGIGNFGVSLVQLISPWLLGFSIFFGLGGHPQVIIETGREIWLQNIAYIYILPLLILGILAWFRLRSIRMNASFKEQIDIFKSKHTWYCTITYFMTFGTFAGMSAAFPLLISTIYGGFANAPNPLDYAFYGPLIGSAVRVLFGPVADKFGGAILTHITGIALVIILGFMLFMGLFTPDSLEQFPYFVAAVLMIFFFTGVGNAATFRQFPVIFSDSPRRAAGVIGWTAAIAAFGPFVYNVLIGVSAEQTGVVIPFFVGLILFCIIATFINWWYYTRKGCEKPS; translated from the coding sequence ATGGATAAGAAGGACGTAAAAGATTTTCTTAGCGAATGGACTCCTGAAATTGTTGAGTTTTGGGAAAAAACCGGTAAAAGGATTGCTTGGGGCACACTGACTATTACAACAGTTTCCTTAGTGCTTTCTTTTGCAACTTGGTTTTTGATGAGTGTGGTGGTGATTATGTTGCCTCAAGTTGGGTTTGCCTTTACAGAAATGGAACTTTTCTGGCTTGCTTCCATGCCTGGGCTTGCTGGGGGAATCTTCAGGATTATTCATACTTTTCTCATTCCAATATTCGGGACACGTAAAGTGATTACATTTGCCACGCTTATAAAGATAATACCTCTAATAGCTTTGGGATATGCAGTGACCAACCCGCAAACCTCTTTTACTTTTTTTATGGTCGTTGCCTTCTTTTTAGGACTTGGAGGAGGTGACTTTTCTTCTTTTATGCCTAGTACCAGTATTTTCTTTCCCAAAAAACTCCAAGGTACAGCTTTGGGTATTCAGGCAGGAATTGGAAATTTCGGAGTTAGTCTTGTTCAGCTTATTTCTCCGTGGTTGTTGGGCTTTTCAATATTTTTTGGGCTGGGAGGTCATCCTCAGGTCATCATAGAAACAGGAAGAGAAATCTGGCTGCAGAACATTGCATACATCTATATCTTGCCACTGCTTATTTTAGGAATTCTAGCTTGGTTTAGATTGAGGAGCATTCGTATGAATGCTTCATTTAAAGAACAAATTGATATCTTTAAAAGTAAACACACCTGGTATTGCACCATTACGTACTTTATGACTTTTGGTACTTTTGCAGGCATGTCTGCAGCTTTCCCGTTGTTGATCTCAACTATTTATGGTGGGTTTGCAAATGCCCCAAATCCTTTGGACTATGCTTTTTATGGTCCCTTGATTGGCTCTGCCGTACGTGTTTTGTTTGGCCCTGTAGCTGACAAGTTTGGGGGGGCTATTTTAACACATATAACTGGCATAGCTCTTGTCATTATCCTAGGGTTTATGTTGTTTATGGGGTTGTTTACCCCTGATTCCCTGGAGCAGTTCCCGTATTTTGTAGCTGCTGTTTTGATGATCTTTTTCTTTACTGGAGTGGGAAATGCCGCGACCTTCCGTCAGTTCCCAGTAATATTTTCTGACTCTCCGAGACGAGCAGCTGGTGTAATTGGTTGGACTGCTGCTATTGCTGCTTTTGGCCCCTTTGTATACAATGTCTTGATTGGAGTAAGTGCTGAACAGACTGGGGTTGTTATTCCTTTTTTTGTCGGACTTATCCTGTTTTGCATTATAGCCACTTTTATTAACTGGTGGTACTATACTAGAAAGGGTTGTGAGAAGCCTAGTTGA
- the moaA gene encoding GTP 3',8-cyclase MoaA codes for MFTDQYNRKLNYLRLSVTDKCNFRCFYCMPEAGIPHLPKKEVFSYEELLRISSLLTDNGVNKIRITGGEPFVRKGLHLFLKELSILKNVPELSITTNAALIGPYIDILKSIGVKSINVSLDSLNEQNFFRITRRDNFNKVYQNLHDLIKSGFDIKVNCVVMKGRNIGDIIPLAELAEEHNVEVRFLEEMPFNASGTQDAILHWDYKRILYFLSQHFGKLEKMNNAPNSTSTNFQVRGFKGSIGVIPAFSRTFCGACNRMRISANGDFRTCLYGDPALNLKTALRQGIDDNALLKLINNAIAKKPINGFAAEKESGKKNKESMSVIGG; via the coding sequence ATGTTTACGGATCAGTATAATAGGAAGTTAAATTATCTCAGGCTTTCAGTAACCGATAAGTGTAATTTTAGGTGCTTTTATTGTATGCCGGAAGCAGGTATCCCACATTTGCCTAAAAAAGAGGTGTTTTCTTATGAAGAGTTGTTGCGAATTTCTTCGCTTTTGACTGATAATGGGGTCAATAAAATCCGAATTACAGGAGGGGAACCATTTGTCAGGAAAGGTCTTCATTTATTCTTGAAGGAATTAAGTATTCTTAAGAATGTTCCTGAGCTCAGTATCACAACCAATGCCGCCTTGATTGGGCCATACATTGATATATTGAAGTCCATAGGGGTTAAATCTATTAATGTAAGTCTCGACAGTCTGAATGAACAGAATTTTTTCAGGATTACCCGAAGGGATAATTTCAATAAAGTATATCAGAACCTGCACGACTTGATCAAGTCCGGTTTTGATATAAAAGTCAATTGCGTGGTCATGAAGGGGAGGAATATTGGTGATATTATCCCTCTTGCAGAATTAGCTGAGGAACATAATGTTGAGGTGCGTTTTTTGGAAGAAATGCCTTTCAATGCTAGTGGAACACAGGATGCAATCTTGCATTGGGACTATAAAAGAATTTTATATTTTTTGTCGCAACACTTTGGGAAGCTGGAAAAAATGAATAATGCACCTAACTCTACTTCTACCAATTTTCAGGTTCGCGGATTTAAGGGAAGTATTGGGGTGATTCCAGCATTTTCAAGGACATTTTGTGGAGCTTGTAACCGTATGAGAATTTCTGCAAACGGTGATTTCCGTACTTGTTTGTATGGAGATCCTGCATTGAACCTGAAAACGGCTCTTAGGCAAGGGATTGATGATAATGCATTATTGAAGTTAATAAATAATGCTATTGCCAAAAAGCCTATCAATGGGTTTGCTGCTGAGAAAGAAAGTGGGAAAAAAAATAAAGAATCTATGTCTGTTATAGGAGGGTGA
- a CDS encoding cytochrome c: MLNKLVFRVTGFFLMLVIFQAGCNGDREHPQEEEEVDALADPMSVKGVGPIDEVALEAEIDQAMAGEGQKLFEQYCTACHKVEQRYIGPAVKEVTARRSPEWIMNMILNPDGMVREDPIARQLLQEYLSPMPNQNLTQQEARSILEYFRTLSEVEELD, from the coding sequence ATGCTGAACAAGTTAGTGTTTAGAGTAACAGGTTTTTTTTTGATGCTTGTTATATTTCAAGCTGGATGTAATGGCGACAGGGAACATCCTCAGGAAGAGGAAGAAGTTGATGCATTGGCTGACCCAATGAGCGTAAAAGGTGTAGGCCCTATTGACGAAGTAGCACTTGAGGCGGAAATCGATCAGGCAATGGCTGGTGAAGGCCAGAAATTATTTGAACAATACTGTACCGCATGTCATAAGGTAGAGCAAAGGTACATTGGCCCCGCTGTTAAAGAGGTTACTGCTAGAAGAAGCCCTGAGTGGATTATGAACATGATCCTAAACCCAGATGGTATGGTGAGAGAAGATCCTATTGCCCGGCAACTGCTGCAAGAATACCTTTCTCCTATGCCTAACCAGAACTTGACACAACAAGAGGCAAGGAGTATCTTAGAATACTTTAGGACCCTAAGTGAAGTAGAGGAGCTTGACTGA
- a CDS encoding rod shape-determining protein: MGLFNFSKTIGIDPGSYYLRLVCEGEIIFNEPSVVSVVPESGEVSGHGFNALENTRHETIWPVNRVIGDFHAFENLLRHGVNKGLNETSWLTPAHSMYFSIPVNVTEVEKRAYRDSGLHAGAREVYMTWQPVSAAIGLGVLQRKKDFVIVDISASKTEVTVFSNSWLVCEGGIPFGTCKLWRMLRNFIFRNFGLRASDKELDEIIASLGQPVSSPGFYVQKSVIKQEQLSPVWDIFYKVVEDKVLEIIEQATDCCDMDKVAANGMYFTGGGALVSGLCKQLALSVDMDYAISNEPLNDNIKGIGEIMKNFEQYKKYLFT, from the coding sequence ATGGGACTTTTTAATTTTTCTAAAACCATCGGTATTGATCCGGGTAGTTATTATCTTCGGCTTGTTTGCGAAGGGGAGATTATCTTTAACGAACCTTCAGTGGTGTCTGTAGTTCCGGAAAGTGGTGAGGTTTCCGGACATGGGTTCAATGCGCTGGAAAATACACGTCACGAAACTATCTGGCCTGTTAATCGTGTTATCGGTGACTTTCATGCATTTGAAAACCTCTTGAGACATGGGGTAAACAAAGGGCTTAATGAAACTTCATGGTTAACCCCTGCTCATAGTATGTATTTTAGTATTCCTGTTAATGTTACAGAAGTAGAAAAAAGGGCATACCGAGATTCTGGGTTGCACGCAGGTGCAAGAGAGGTTTATATGACTTGGCAGCCGGTAAGTGCTGCTATCGGTTTGGGTGTTTTACAGAGGAAAAAAGATTTTGTGATTGTGGATATAAGTGCTTCAAAAACAGAAGTTACTGTTTTTTCAAATTCATGGCTGGTTTGTGAAGGCGGTATTCCTTTTGGAACATGTAAACTTTGGCGAATGCTGCGGAATTTCATTTTTCGGAACTTTGGTTTACGTGCATCAGATAAAGAGCTGGATGAAATAATCGCTTCATTAGGGCAGCCCGTCTCTTCTCCCGGTTTCTATGTTCAGAAATCAGTTATTAAGCAAGAGCAGCTTTCACCTGTTTGGGATATTTTCTATAAGGTTGTTGAAGATAAGGTGCTAGAGATAATAGAGCAGGCGACAGATTGTTGTGACATGGATAAGGTTGCTGCTAATGGTATGTATTTTACGGGAGGTGGGGCTTTAGTTTCAGGACTGTGCAAACAACTTGCTTTAAGTGTTGATATGGATTATGCCATCAGTAATGAGCCGCTTAATGATAATATAAAAGGTATCGGGGAAATAATGAAAAATTTTGAACAGTACAAAAAATATCTGTTTACCTAA
- a CDS encoding COX15/CtaA family protein gives MVRAISLDRKVLIFRYFAAYDKIYLLNQVKKGKGRKHLTDVMKKSDKLIRLWLISGAFFVLTMVVIGGITRLTGSGLSIVEWDLVYGILPPLNEQQWNIAFDKYKTSPEYQKINYNMDLSGFKQIFFWEYLHRLIGRFTGFLFIIPFAIFYVKGYFSKTILKKVLLIFTLGLSQGVMGWLMVKSGLSDIPHVSHYRLAAHLVLAFFIIASIVWAINSLQSNKNKKGQLSPIALLLSGLLLLQIIYGAFVAGLKAGYFYNTYPDMGGFFIPPGIFDKTPALINLLENAVTVQFVHRWIPLFIVGLLLYMKFGTKEFKKSYKITETTNYLFFTIVVQIALGINTLLSGVNIISGVLHQIMAAVIFMLSVQLIYQTREVNEKQEEKQTILEPV, from the coding sequence ATGGTTAGAGCCATAAGTTTAGACCGAAAAGTGCTTATTTTTCGTTATTTTGCTGCTTATGACAAAATCTACCTCTTAAACCAGGTTAAAAAAGGAAAAGGAAGAAAACATTTAACAGACGTAATGAAAAAATCAGACAAACTTATTCGCCTTTGGCTAATATCAGGCGCTTTTTTCGTGTTGACCATGGTAGTCATAGGCGGCATTACCCGACTTACCGGCTCAGGACTATCTATAGTAGAGTGGGACCTGGTTTATGGCATCCTCCCTCCTCTTAATGAACAGCAGTGGAACATAGCTTTTGATAAATACAAAACCTCTCCAGAGTATCAAAAAATTAATTACAACATGGATTTAAGCGGGTTTAAACAAATATTCTTCTGGGAGTATTTACACCGTTTAATCGGTAGGTTTACAGGATTTTTATTTATAATTCCCTTTGCCATCTTTTACGTTAAAGGCTATTTCAGCAAAACTATTTTAAAAAAAGTATTACTAATATTTACCCTAGGACTTTCTCAAGGCGTAATGGGTTGGTTGATGGTTAAAAGTGGGCTTTCGGACATACCCCATGTAAGCCACTATCGGCTGGCTGCACATTTGGTACTTGCTTTCTTTATTATTGCCAGCATTGTATGGGCTATCAACAGTTTGCAGTCAAATAAAAATAAAAAGGGGCAACTTTCTCCTATCGCACTCCTACTTTCAGGCTTACTGTTATTACAAATTATATATGGAGCATTTGTAGCAGGGTTAAAAGCAGGGTATTTTTACAACACATACCCAGATATGGGCGGGTTCTTTATCCCTCCTGGCATTTTTGATAAAACCCCGGCACTTATCAATTTGCTTGAAAATGCTGTTACTGTACAATTTGTCCACCGCTGGATTCCATTATTTATCGTAGGCTTGCTCTTATATATGAAGTTCGGGACAAAAGAATTCAAAAAGTCCTATAAAATCACAGAAACTACAAATTACCTATTTTTCACCATAGTTGTTCAAATCGCACTAGGAATAAACACGCTATTGTCAGGCGTGAACATTATATCTGGCGTACTCCATCAGATTATGGCGGCAGTGATATTTATGCTTTCAGTACAGCTCATTTACCAAACAAGGGAGGTAAATGAAAAACAGGAGGAAAAACAAACGATTTTGGAGCCTGTCTAA